Within the Thiohalobacter sp. IOR34 genome, the region TCCTGCTCAGGGTCGAAGAATAAGCGTCTGATCCTTGTGTGATTCTTGATCGGCGTCAAGGCAGGGCCGCCTTCCCGCTGGCAGCGGGCGGTTTGCGCGGAGACGGGCTGCCGGGGGCGACGCTTTCCGGTATGATGCCGGCCATGGATCTACCGACCAAACCCGCCTGAGGCCTGTCCGCCGAGGCCATTCGAGACCGATGTCGAATTCCGAGATTTGCCTGTCAGCCAGGGGCGTCAGCTGCATGCGCAACGAGCGGCTGCTGTTCCAGGGGCTGGATTTCGAGCTGTGCCCGCACCAGGCACTGCTGGTCGAGGGCCGCAACGGCAGCGGCAAGACCACCCTGCTGCGGGTGCTCTGCGGTATCCGCGAGGCCGACGAGGGCGAAATTCTCTGGGCTGGGGAACCAATCGGCAATCAGCTTGCCGAATACCACGGCGAGGTCGCCTACATCGGCCATCTGGACGGCATCAAACGGGATCTTACGGTGCTGGAGAATCTGCAGATGGCCTGTGCGCTCGGGCGGCCCAGTGGCATGTCGCTGGAGGAGGCGCTGGAACGGGTGGTGCTGCCGGGTTACGAGGACACCCCGGCACACAGCCTGTCGGCGGGACAGCGGCGCCGGGTGGCCCTGGCGCGGCTGCTGGTGACCGAGGCCCGGCTGTGGATCCTCGACGAGCCCTTCACGGCCCTCGACCGGCACGGGATCGCCCTGTTCGAACGGCTGCTGGAGGAACACGTGGCTGCCGGCGGCATGCTGGTGGTGACCGCCCATCACGAGGTGCGCCTGAACGATGTGGCGCTGCAACGGATCGACCTGTCGGCATGAATGAGCTGTCACTGTCACGGGCCTTCGCCAGCCTGCTGCGCCGCGATCTGGTGCTGACCTACCGGCGGCGTGCGGAGGCGATCAATCCGCTGTTCTTCTTCCTTCTGGTGGTGACCCTGTTCCCGCTGGGGGTGGGTGCCGATGCCCGCTTGCTGCAGTCGATGGGACCCGGCGTGATCTGGGTGGCGGCGCTGCTCGCGGCGATGCTCTCGCTGGACGGCATCTTCCGTTCCGACTTCGACGACGGCACGCTGGAACAGCTGGTCCTCAGCCCGCACCCTCTGTCGGTGCTGGTGCTGGCCAAGGTCATCGCCCACTGGCTGGTGACCGGTTTGCCGCTGCTGGTGATGGCGCCGCTGCTGGCGGTGCTGCTCGGCCTGTCCGCCGAGGCGACCTGGATCCTGATGATCACCCTGGCGCTCGGGACCCCGGTGCTGAGCCTGGTCGGGGCCATCGGTGTGGCGCTCACCGTCGGCCTGCGCCGCGGTGGGGTGCTGCTGTCGCTGCTGGTGCTGCCGCTGTACGTGCCGGTACTGATCTTTGCCAGCAATGCCGTGCAGGGTGCCACGGCCGGTTTGCCGGTCGACGGCCAGTTGTATATGTTGGGTGCGTTTTTGCTGCTGGCACTGGTGCTCACCCCCTTGCCGACCGCAGCGGCGCTGCGTATCAGTCTGTCCTAGGGCTGTGAACAGGTCCTAGCGACGCGGAGCTCATGACGACCATGATGGCTTTCTTCCACAAACTGGCTTCACCCCCGCACTTCTACCGCATTTCCGGCCGCTGGCTGCCCTGGCTGGGTGGTCTGTTCGCCATCCTGCTGATCGCCGGTCTCTATGACGGTCTGGTGCTGGCGCCCGCCGACTACCAGCAGGGTGACAGTTTCCGCATCATGTACGTGCACGTCCCCGCGGCCTGGATGTCGCTGTTCATCTACATGGTGATGGCCGGCGCCGGCGCCATTGCCCTGGTATGGCGCATCAAGCTGGCCGAGATCGTTGCCATCAGCAGCGCCCCGATCGGTGCCAGCTTCACCTTCCTGGCCCTGGTCACCGGTTCCATCTGGGGCAAGCCCATGTGGGGTGCCTGGTGGGTGTGGGATGCGCGGCTGACCTCGGAACTCATCCTGCTGTTCCTCTATCTGGGGGTGATGGGGCTGTACGGCGCCATCGAGGACCGGCGCATCGCCTCCCGTGCGGTAGCCATCCTGGCGCTGGTCGGGGTGGTCAACATCCCCATCATCCATTACTCGGTGGAGTGGTGGAATACCCTGCACCAGGGACCCACGGTGACCAAGTTCGACAAGCCGTCGATCGCCCTCAGCATGCTGGTTCCGTTGCTGCTGATGGGCGTGGCCTTCAAGATCTTCTACATCATCGCCCTGCTGATGCGCGTTCGCTGCGAACTGCTCGACCGCGAACGCAGCAGCAAATGGGTGGCTGACCTGCTGGAGCTCAAATGAACCTGTCCGAATTCTTTCACATGGGTGGCTATGCGGCCTACGTCTG harbors:
- the ccmA gene encoding cytochrome c biogenesis heme-transporting ATPase CcmA, whose protein sequence is MRNERLLFQGLDFELCPHQALLVEGRNGSGKTTLLRVLCGIREADEGEILWAGEPIGNQLAEYHGEVAYIGHLDGIKRDLTVLENLQMACALGRPSGMSLEEALERVVLPGYEDTPAHSLSAGQRRRVALARLLVTEARLWILDEPFTALDRHGIALFERLLEEHVAAGGMLVVTAHHEVRLNDVALQRIDLSA
- the ccmB gene encoding heme exporter protein CcmB, translated to MSLSRAFASLLRRDLVLTYRRRAEAINPLFFFLLVVTLFPLGVGADARLLQSMGPGVIWVAALLAAMLSLDGIFRSDFDDGTLEQLVLSPHPLSVLVLAKVIAHWLVTGLPLLVMAPLLAVLLGLSAEATWILMITLALGTPVLSLVGAIGVALTVGLRRGGVLLSLLVLPLYVPVLIFASNAVQGATAGLPVDGQLYMLGAFLLLALVLTPLPTAAALRISLS
- a CDS encoding heme ABC transporter permease is translated as MTTMMAFFHKLASPPHFYRISGRWLPWLGGLFAILLIAGLYDGLVLAPADYQQGDSFRIMYVHVPAAWMSLFIYMVMAGAGAIALVWRIKLAEIVAISSAPIGASFTFLALVTGSIWGKPMWGAWWVWDARLTSELILLFLYLGVMGLYGAIEDRRIASRAVAILALVGVVNIPIIHYSVEWWNTLHQGPTVTKFDKPSIALSMLVPLLLMGVAFKIFYIIALLMRVRCELLDRERSSKWVADLLELK